A stretch of Pseudomonadota bacterium DNA encodes these proteins:
- a CDS encoding Hpt domain-containing protein, which produces MHDSPVDPTVFAELSEAMGEDFARELLDTFLADASTLFAELQRAVDAADAAGYRRASHTLKSNALTFGAVALAEQARDMEHAGVPDGAAVAAAQALFDASAVALRGACHD; this is translated from the coding sequence ATGCACGATTCCCCTGTTGACCCCACCGTGTTTGCCGAGCTGTCCGAGGCCATGGGCGAGGACTTCGCGCGCGAGTTGCTCGACACGTTCCTTGCTGACGCGAGCACCCTGTTTGCGGAGCTGCAGCGCGCCGTCGACGCCGCGGACGCGGCCGGCTACCGCCGAGCGAGCCACACGCTCAAATCGAATGCGTTGACCTTCGGCGCCGTGGCCCTCGCCGAACAGGCCCGCGACATGGAGCACGCAGGCGTGCCGGACGGAGCTGCCGTCGCGGCCGCGCAGGCGCTGTTCGATGCCTCGGCCGTCGCGCTCCGTGGTGCGTGCCATGACTGA
- a CDS encoding putative metal-binding motif-containing protein, which produces MRLVFGGMVLAGVLVGCGGGPSNAVTVQCSDPASPAHADRDGDGLSQCQRDCDDADPNAYPGATELSDNDGYDQDCSTWTFTFE; this is translated from the coding sequence ATGCGGTTGGTATTTGGTGGGATGGTCCTGGCGGGGGTATTGGTCGGTTGCGGGGGCGGCCCGTCCAACGCCGTCACGGTACAGTGCAGCGACCCCGCGAGTCCGGCACACGCGGACCGGGATGGCGACGGTCTTTCGCAGTGCCAGCGGGACTGCGATGACGCGGACCCCAATGCCTACCCGGGCGCAACCGAGCTGAGCGACAACGACGGCTACGACCAGGATTGCTCGACATGGACCTTCACCTTCGAGTAA
- a CDS encoding adenylate/guanylate cyclase domain-containing protein, with translation MTEPQARILVADDNKVNRLLLSRSVELLGHAVTVAENGKQALAQLQGAPFDALLLDIEMPEMDGFEVLATLKADPGLRDLPVIVTSSLEGLENVVRCIELGAEDYIPKPVNKVLLQARLNASLERKRLLDEQKRLLNRFATEEVAQDLQTSGFAIGGRRLDATVLFADLRGFTALSEDMDPEATIELLNTYYTLMFEAVTGHQGIVNQMIGDGLMAVFGAPQAVANPAQSAVSAAQDMLSMIDLLNDERALANEAPLRVGFGIATGEVIAGYTGTDSRATYTCVGKTVNLAARLEAYTKDVGRPVLFDNETRRRLDDAADCDAVSEMRFKGFSQPVQVFTTGA, from the coding sequence ATGACTGAACCCCAGGCGCGGATCCTGGTTGCGGACGACAACAAGGTCAATCGGCTGTTGTTGTCGCGCAGCGTCGAGCTGCTCGGTCATGCTGTCACCGTTGCCGAGAACGGCAAGCAGGCGCTGGCGCAGCTGCAGGGTGCGCCGTTCGATGCGCTGTTGCTCGACATCGAGATGCCGGAGATGGACGGCTTCGAGGTGCTCGCGACACTGAAAGCCGACCCGGGCCTGCGCGACCTGCCGGTGATTGTCACCTCGTCGCTCGAGGGACTCGAGAACGTGGTGCGGTGCATCGAGCTCGGCGCGGAGGACTACATCCCGAAACCGGTCAACAAGGTGTTGTTGCAGGCGCGACTCAACGCAAGCCTGGAACGCAAACGCCTGCTGGACGAACAGAAGCGCCTGCTGAACCGCTTTGCGACGGAAGAGGTGGCGCAGGATCTGCAGACCTCGGGTTTCGCGATCGGTGGCCGCAGGCTCGACGCGACCGTGCTGTTCGCCGACCTGCGGGGTTTCACGGCGCTTTCCGAGGACATGGACCCGGAGGCGACCATCGAGCTGCTGAACACCTACTACACACTGATGTTCGAGGCGGTCACGGGCCACCAAGGCATTGTCAACCAGATGATCGGTGACGGGTTGATGGCCGTGTTCGGTGCCCCACAGGCGGTCGCGAACCCGGCGCAGTCGGCGGTGTCCGCGGCACAGGACATGCTCTCGATGATCGACCTGCTGAACGACGAGCGGGCACTGGCGAATGAAGCGCCGCTCCGTGTGGGGTTCGGCATCGCCACGGGCGAGGTGATTGCGGGCTACACCGGCACGGACAGCCGCGCGACCTACACCTGTGTCGGCAAGACCGTGAACCTCGCGGCGCGCCTCGAGGCGTACACCAAGGACGTCGGGCGACCCGTGCTGTTCGACAACGAGACACGTCGCCGGCTTGACGACGCCGCCGACTGCGACGCGGTGTCAGAAATGCGCTTCAAGGGCTTCTCGCAGCCGGTGCAGGTGTTCACGACGGGGGCGTGA